In Lathamus discolor isolate bLatDis1 chromosome 1, bLatDis1.hap1, whole genome shotgun sequence, the following are encoded in one genomic region:
- the RPS16 gene encoding small ribosomal subunit protein uS9: MPAKGPLQSVQVFGRKKTATAVAHCKRGNGLIKVNGRPLEMIEPRTLQYKLLEPVLLLGKERFAGVDIRVRVKGGGHVAQIYAIRQAISKALVAYYQKYVDEASKKEIKDILIQYDRTLLVADPRRCESKKFGGPGARARYQKSYR, from the exons ATGCCGGCCAAGGGGCCCCTGCAGAGCGTCCAGGTCTTCGGCCGCAAG AAAACAGCAACTGCTGTTGCCCACTGCAAGAGGGGAAATGGCCTCATTAAAGTCAATGGAAGACCTCTGGAAATGATTGAGCCGAGAACACTGCAGTATAAG CTGCTTGAACCTGTTCTCCTCCTGGGGAAGGAACGGTTTGCTGGTGTTGACATCAGAGTCCGTGTGAAGGGTGGTGGTCATGTAGCACAAATCTACG ctaTCCGTCAAGctatttccaaagcactggtgGCTTACTATCAAAAAT atgTTGATGAAGCTTCCAAGAAAGAGATCAAGGATATTCTAATCCAGTATGACAGGACTCTGCTGGTTGCAGATCCACGCCGTTGTGAATCCAAGAAATTTGGAGGACCTGGTGCTCGTGCACGCTACCAGAAGTCTTACCGTTAA